A window of Saimiri boliviensis isolate mSaiBol1 chromosome 1, mSaiBol1.pri, whole genome shotgun sequence genomic DNA:
TGCGCATCTTCCAGGACTGCCGCAGCCTCAAGTTTCTCGACATCGGATACAATCAGCTAAAGAGTCTGGCGCGCAACTCTTTCGCCGGCTTGTTTAAGCTCACTGAGCTGCACCTCGAGCACAACGACTTGGTCAAGGTGAACTTCGCCCACTTCCCGCGCCTCATCTCCCTGCACTCGCTCTGCCTGCGGAGGAACAAGGTGGCCATTGTGGTCAGCTCTCTGGACTGGGTTTGGAACCTGGAGAAAATGGACTTGTCGGGCAACGAGATCGAGTACATGGAGCCCCATGTGTTCGAGACCGTGCCGCAGCTGCAGTCCCTGCAGCTGGACTCCAACCGCCTCACTTACATCGAGCCCCGGATCCTCAACTCTTGGAAGTCTCTGACAAGCATCACCCTGGCCGGGAACCTGTGGGACTGCGGTCGCAACGTGTGTGCCCTAGCCTCGTGGCTCAGCAACTTCCAGGGGCGCTACGATGGCAACTTGCAGTGCGCCAGCCCGGAGTACGCACAGGGCGAGGACGTCCTGGACGCGGTGTACGCCTTCCACCTGTGCGAGGATGGGGCCGAGCCTACCAGCGGCCACCTGCTTTCGGCCGTCACTAACCGCAGTGATCTGGGGCCCCCTGCCAGCTCGGCCACCACGCTCGCGGACGGCGGGGAGGGGCAGCACGATGGCACATTCGAGCCTGCCACCGTGGCTCTCCCCGGCGGCGAGCACGCCGAGAACGCCGTGCAGATCCACAAAGTGGTCACGGGCACCATGGCCCTCATCTTCTCCTTCCTCATCGTGGTCCTGGTGCTCTACGTGTCCTGGAAGTGTTTCCCAGCCAGCCTCAGGCAGCTCAGACAGTGCTTTGTCACGCAGCGcaggaagcaaaagcagaaacagacCATGCATCAGATGGCTGCCATGTCTGCCCAGGAATACTACGTTGATTACAAACCGAACCACATTGAGGGAGCCCTGGTGATCATCAACGAGTATGGTTCGTGTACCTGCCACCAGCAGCCCGCGAGGGAATGCGAGGTGTGATTGTCCCAGTGGCTCTCAACCCATGCGCTACCAAATACGCCTGGGCAGCCCGGATGGGCGGCGGGCACCAGGCTGGGGTCTCCTTGTCTGTGCTCTGATATGCTCCTTGACTGAAACTTTAAGGGGATCTCTCCCAGAGACTTGACATTTTAGCTTTAttgtgtcttaaaaacaaaaacgaaataaaacacaacaacaacaacaaaacccacccCACAACCTTCAGGACAGTctatcttaaatttcatatgagaACTCCTTCCTCCCTTTGAAGATCTGTCCATATTCAGGAATCTGAGAGTGTAAAAAAGGTAccaatcattgatttttttttttttgtaaactaaaatgtttaaaataaaatagcatttacaGTTTTTACAGACTGGTGTAACCTAAATGAATTGTTACCTGTGTTACAAGAAAAGCAACAGTTAAAATTTTGGGGAGGTAGGGTGCAGAGGGGAGTAGTCCAGTGGCCAGAAGGAAAATGCAGGAGCAAAGTAGTCAGAatcaatttgaaattttaaagaaggGCAAACAAAGCTTATCAGATTAATGATTTATGTTAATATACTCCACGTGAGTaaggactggaaaaagaaaaaagagcaggacCCTTTATATTATTGGGGCAGAGACAGTGCAATCTAACCACCTTCAAGCAAGTGAGAGGTGGACTGAGGACTGGGCATCATTGCTCAGCCTTTAAGGCAGAGAGCATTGCAAATGGCTTTTAAAAGGCAGTGCCAGACAGTGTAACCAGTGTAACCTTAACATAACCATCTTTCAAATCAGATCAGAATCTCATccccaaataccacctgttcttaATTCTCCTGAGTCTTTGATTCACCAGACACAGTAGCATTTGTGCCCTTCCCGTACCCCGCTGTGTTAAAGGGAGCCCCTCAGGTCACTGCTGTCTTTGGTCTGGCTGAGGGTAAGCAGGCGGAATCCCGATGTTCAGGGCTGAAAGCTGTGCTTCTGGAGCACATTGCTAATACTGCAGCAAGCTTAGGCTCCCATCAGTGACAGCACATTCCTAGTTTCTATGGGGAATGAGGAGAAAAACCTACCTCAGGATGAATGCCTGCAGGGTAATGACTTGTAGCAAGAGACTTCAGGGGCAGAGGTGACAGAGCTGTGATGGAGGTGGAAAGAGTGGGAGAAGATAATCATTTGATCCTGTGTTTGCATATTTCTGAGATGGGAATAATTTGTTAAACCGGGACAAAAAAAGCTGCCTCTTCTCAGATTGCCCTTTTGTATAATGCTtgctttccttatttctttcttttcttcttttttctgtgtctggattGATGATTGCTCCTTCTCACCTCTCATAGGTTTCCAGGTCCATCTTTAAGATTTCAGTTTCTGTTGAACTAAGGGTGAAgaggtggtggcagtggcagtgggtgggtacagagaagggaaggggaagaccGTGTGCACTGGACAGAGGGGGTCCTTAATCAGATGACAATTTAAGCAAATGTATGATTGAAATAAACTGTCATGAATGACAGGCGCTGAAAACTGAACCAATGTAGCTCATGTCCCAaagtctttctcttccttctctaacTGATACTAAAGACTTgcatctttctgtttttatttttcctttttaagagcGAAGTCCAAATAGCAGAGAGAGGGATGAGGGGTGGAGAACCACACACTGCCATCCCCCAAAATGCAAATCCCTCCAGCTACCAACCTTAGGAGGCAAAATCCGCTTTTTGAAATGCAGAATGGCATTACCAGAAGGTTTCTGTAAGCTAAGGGTTGGTGGTAGGTTTCTCTTCTACCTATGGAGAAACCAGTATGCCTAAAAATAGTGCTTCCAAGAGTCTTTTTCAAGagaaatattttgcaaatgtCTTTTAAGATGTTAAGCCCTGGGAGatatcttcacacacacacacacacacacacacacacacgcacacacacacacacacacacaccccagctcaTTTTTCCTGACCAGGAAACTTCATCttgctttatttataattaaaacatgaCAGTATAACACACAGCATGCACATAAAACCCATTCAGACTGCTAGTGTTCTAGAAGAGAGGTGCTCTGTTTGAGAACTTTGAGGAGCGGGTTTTGGATTTAGCCTAAGCATAATCATTTGGGTCTGCCTTTCTAAATAGCATATCACTCCGAGAGCAGGGGTAGCAGGAACAAGGTTCTCTCAGGGATGCACCTCGTCTCTATATTTAAACCCTACTAAAGCGACCTCCTCTAGAAGACAGCATAcctttttttaggaaaaaaaaaaaaaaaatatatatatatatatatatatagcaactGAAGGAGGGCTCCTTGGATTCTGTGAACTTAACCATCTCATAGAAAGGCTACAGGAATCCAGCGCCCAAAGCTGCTCTGGCTTGGTGCATTAAAGAGCTGTGTGGGTGTGCTTATAGGGAAAGCTTCCAGAGGCAAAACCTTCCTGGCAAGCATCAGAACCACAGGTCCCCTCCTACCCTCTAGAAATCTGAATCTTGGAAACTAGTTTATCTCCTATCCCCAAGACATTTTTATCTTTCACTCTTCTTGTTTCAAGGTGGCcataagaaaaggagagaataatCATGCTTTGTTTTATGCTACTCCCACCACCCTGCCCATGACTAAATATCATGTATGTAGAAGATCTTAAGTCTGTGCACATTTCATGAAGAACCATTGGAAAGAGGAATCAGCAATCTGGGAGCTTAAGTGCAAATGATGACCATAGGAAGCTGTGTTCTTACttggtgtgtgtgtatctgtatgtttCTGTGTTGTGTGTCTTTGCAGGCAAGCAAATGTTTTCTACACAAACAGGAATTTAGCTCACATCATTTCATGCCCATGTGCCTCTAGCTCTGGAGAATGGccgggggagggggcaggggggaACGGTAAGAATAAGGGAAAGCAGTAGTTTTAACTAAGGTTTTGTAACACCTGAaaccttttctttctcaaattaaTTAATCTTTAAGCTTCAAGAAACTTGCTCTGACCCCTCTAAGCAAACTACTAAGCATTTAAAAGAGAATCTAATTTTTAAAGGTGTAGCACCTTTTTTTATTCTTCCCACAGAGGGTGCTAATCTCATTATCCTGTGCTATCTGAAAAGAACTTAAGGCCACACTTCACGTCTCATCCCGGGCATTGTGATGGATTGACCCTCCATTTGCAGTACCTTCCCAGCTGATTAAAGTTCAGCAGTGGTATTGAGGATTTTCggatatttatatagaaaaaaagtcttttcacATGACAAATGACACTCTCACAACAGTCTTAGCCCTAGTAGTTTTTTAGGTTGGACCAGAGGAAGCAGGTTAAATGAGACTTGTCGTTTGCTGCACTCAGAAAGAAAAGGCAGTCCCTGATGCTCAGATCTTAGCCTTGCCATTAATAGTTGAGACCACCTACCCCGCAATGCAGCCCACACTCCCAAGACTGCAAAGTTACCATCACAAAGAAAAGATTATTCCAGTAAAAGGAAATCATcttttaaaccatttaaaaatattcttctgaGCTCATCAAAGTATAAGAATG
This region includes:
- the LRRTM1 gene encoding leucine-rich repeat transmembrane neuronal protein 1 codes for the protein MDFLLLGLCLYWLLRRPSGVVLCLLGACFQMLPAAPSGCPQLCRCEGRLLYCEALNLTEAPHNLSGLLGLSLRYNSLSELRAGQFTGLMQLTWLYLDHNHICSVQGDAFQKLRRVKELTLSSNQITQLPNTTFRPMPNLRSVDLSYNKLQALAPDLFHGLRKLTTLHMRANAIQFVPVRIFQDCRSLKFLDIGYNQLKSLARNSFAGLFKLTELHLEHNDLVKVNFAHFPRLISLHSLCLRRNKVAIVVSSLDWVWNLEKMDLSGNEIEYMEPHVFETVPQLQSLQLDSNRLTYIEPRILNSWKSLTSITLAGNLWDCGRNVCALASWLSNFQGRYDGNLQCASPEYAQGEDVLDAVYAFHLCEDGAEPTSGHLLSAVTNRSDLGPPASSATTLADGGEGQHDGTFEPATVALPGGEHAENAVQIHKVVTGTMALIFSFLIVVLVLYVSWKCFPASLRQLRQCFVTQRRKQKQKQTMHQMAAMSAQEYYVDYKPNHIEGALVIINEYGSCTCHQQPARECEV